From the Mesorhizobium koreense genome, the window GCGGCCGACATCCTCGCCTGCGAGGACACGCGCGTGACGCGGGTGCTGCTCGAGCGATACGGGATAAGGCAAAGGCCGATCGCCTATCACGAGCACAACGAGGCGGAGGCCGGGCCACGTTTGATCGCAGCACTGAAGGAAGGCCGCAGCGTCGCGCTCGTCTCCGACGCCGGCACGCCGCTCGTCTCCGATCCCGGCTACCGGCTGGTCTCGGCGGCGCTGGAGGAAGGCATTCGCGTCGTTCCTATACCCGGCGCATCCTCCGTGCTGGCGGCGCTGTCGCTCTCCGGCCTGCCCTCCGATTCCTTTTTGTTTGCCGGCTTCCTTCCGGTGAAGGACGGGCAGCGGCGTCATCGGCTGGAAGTGCTCAGAAACGTGCCGGCAACGCTCATCTTCTTTGAATCGCCGCGCCGATTGGCGGCGAGCCTTGCCGCGATGGCCGAAATGCTCGGGGCAAGGCGTCCGGCAGCCGTCACGCGTGAACTGACCAAGGCCTTCGAGGAACGCCGGGCTGGAACACTCGATGAACTTGCAGCGCATTACGCCGATGCCGTCGCGCCGAAAGGCGAGGTCGTGGTCTGTGTCGGCCCGCCCCTGCCAGAGACGGCAGAGGCCATGGATATCGACCGGCTTCTCGTCTCGCTTGCCGAGGAAATGCCGGCCTCGAAAGCCGCTGCCGAAGCCGCGCGGATGACGGGCGAGGCGAAGCCCGTGCTTTACCGGCGCCTGCTCGAACTGAAGGGCAGATCCAGTGGCGGGTGAGGCCCGCGAGCGCCGCTTCCGGGCCTATCGCAAAGGCCATCGCGGTGAGCGGCTGGCGGCGCTTGCCCTTATGCTGAAGGGCTATCGCATCCTCGCCCGGCGCCACCGGACGAAGCTGGGCGAAATCGACCTTATCGCGCGGCGCGGCGACCTCGTGCTGATTGTCGAGGTCAAGGCGCGGCAGACACTGACGGAGGCGATGGAGGCGCTGTCGCGAACATCGGAACGGCGCATCGAGGCGGCGGCCGATTTGTGGCTGGCCCGCCAACCGGACTACGGCCGCCTCTCCATCCGCTTCGACATGGTGGCGGTGCTGCCCCGGCGCTGGCCCATCCATGTCGAGAACGTCTTTCACGGCAATTGATCGGGGCTACCTGGCGGAACCCAAAATTCCGCGATCAATACCGGTTCGAGGCCCTGGATTGCCTGGGCCAAGGATTGTCCGCGCCGCCCGGGGTCGCTAAATGACGGGAAACAAGGATCGCCCACCGATGACTTTGAAAGCCCGCGTCATCCCCTGCCTCGACGTAAAGGACGGCCGTGTCGTCAAGGGCGTCAATTTTGTCGATCTGGTCGACGCCGGCGACCCGGTCGAAGCGGCGAA encodes:
- the rsmI gene encoding 16S rRNA (cytidine(1402)-2'-O)-methyltransferase translates to MNGDKSYLVGEAAITARPLTPALYPVATPIGNLGDITLRALETLAAADILACEDTRVTRVLLERYGIRQRPIAYHEHNEAEAGPRLIAALKEGRSVALVSDAGTPLVSDPGYRLVSAALEEGIRVVPIPGASSVLAALSLSGLPSDSFLFAGFLPVKDGQRRHRLEVLRNVPATLIFFESPRRLAASLAAMAEMLGARRPAAVTRELTKAFEERRAGTLDELAAHYADAVAPKGEVVVCVGPPLPETAEAMDIDRLLVSLAEEMPASKAAAEAARMTGEAKPVLYRRLLELKGRSSGG
- a CDS encoding YraN family protein, coding for MAGEARERRFRAYRKGHRGERLAALALMLKGYRILARRHRTKLGEIDLIARRGDLVLIVEVKARQTLTEAMEALSRTSERRIEAAADLWLARQPDYGRLSIRFDMVAVLPRRWPIHVENVFHGN